ACCGCGCCAGATCACGTGCGATGCGAAGGCACCGAAGCCAGCCACCTGCCACAGCACGAACGTGATGGTTGGCGCCGGGAAAGGTGAGATCCAGCTAACGGCGGGCGGTATCCCGGAGACGGTGTTGAAGAGGATCTCGGCCCCGAGTCCAAGCGAAACATACAAGGTCGCGTACGCCACCAGCGGCAACAAGAAGGCGAGCGTGAGCGCAACCAGTCCCCAGAAGGTCTGAAGTTGGTTCTCTGGAGCCGGCGGCCGGCGAAGTTCCCGCAGGGCCAGGTGGCCGGTCAGGAAGAGAACGGGCGCCAGGAGCAGCGTGAGGTTCCCAAGGGGGTTGCGCGGAGCCAGGTAGAAGACCGACACCGCCGCGGTGAAGAGGATCACGAACCAGCGACTCGTGCGGACCAAGGTCGCCAGAATCCGCCCTGGGCGGCTTCCCCCCTGCCCCTCATCGACCAGCAAGAAGAGAGCGAGCGCAAGGAACGCGAAGGCGCCGGTCGTCTGCTTGAACGTTGCCGCGATCCCGAAGCAGAGCCCCGCGATGGCGCACCCGTAAAAGAGGCGTCGTTCGAAGGCTAGGAACGAGAGGAGCCCCGCGAGGCACAGCGCGGCACCGAAGAAACTCGCGTACGGAGTCGTCAAGATCGGCCAGGCAATCCCCAGCAGTGCAACGGCGACCGCGTAGGCGATGAGCGCGAAAGCCCGGCCGGAGATTCGTCGCGCACCGACGTAGACCATCACGCAGGTCGCCGCCTTTGTGGCCAGCACGAGGTAACGCAGGACAGCCAGGTCGCTCCCGAAGAGGCGGAATAGAAACCCGCCGAGGAAGAAGAGGGAGGGCGGGTACATCTGCTGAAAATCGCGATAGGGAAGATCCCCCTCGGCGACGCGCCAGATCGCGTAGACGATCACGCCCTCATCCACCCATTCGATCGGGATGAAGAGCCCGAGCCTCAAGTAGGCGGAGGCCAGCGCGAAGAGCATCGCCAGACCGAGGGCGCGTCTCACCAACTCCCATCCCCGCGTCGGTAAAGACGAAGACAGTCGTAGTTCGGAAATCGACTCTGTTCGCAAGCTGAAACTCACCAGACGCCGAGACCGCGTGAGCCCGGATCCCGAGTCACGAGGATACCGCTAGCCCCGGATGGAAGAAAGCCAGGTTCTCGGCGACTGTACGTCGTCAAAGACATCGGGATCAGTGGGCGTAATTTATAAGAGACACTTCCGGCACGTTTGCCCGCCTAGGCGGCGCGTAGATTCTGTCGCTTACGACGGGCCATTGTCTTCTTCTTGAT
This genomic stretch from Candidatus Binatia bacterium harbors:
- a CDS encoding glycosyltransferase family 39 protein, with translation MRRALGLAMLFALASAYLRLGLFIPIEWVDEGVIVYAIWRVAEGDLPYRDFQQMYPPSLFFLGGFLFRLFGSDLAVLRYLVLATKAATCVMVYVGARRISGRAFALIAYAVAVALLGIAWPILTTPYASFFGAALCLAGLLSFLAFERRLFYGCAIAGLCFGIAATFKQTTGAFAFLALALFLLVDEGQGGSRPGRILATLVRTSRWFVILFTAAVSVFYLAPRNPLGNLTLLLAPVLFLTGHLALRELRRPPAPENQLQTFWGLVALTLAFLLPLVAYATLYVSLGLGAEILFNTVSGIPPAVSWISPFPAPTITFVLWQVAGFGAFASHVIWRGHAAETLRGRRLWTFRGLLAVSLLALIALAVQGWQARAAAYWFWASSDLLFSLPFVLVWLSIAEVVRLGRVEVPSGSVGLAGQRRAFVLFTAYATMSLLWLYPAADIWHILGVLPSCLPLLAYLLERFWQLPGETGRNPRSRRLGAAVLIGAFCLAVVLPAAVDLLRAWRAEPAFVPSLPRATGVLGVSRPASFHASGGDVVRYLNHEERRDEPIFVLSGKSLFYFLTDRVSPVQESEFVLYMAANGSIHEETARELLDEAELIRRLREVRPLIIDDGSDDRGENVRLMYPRLASFVRANYRLEKKFGRFQVLSWRSPVAPAPKS